In the genome of Xyrauchen texanus isolate HMW12.3.18 chromosome 33, RBS_HiC_50CHRs, whole genome shotgun sequence, one region contains:
- the LOC127627206 gene encoding ubiquitin carboxyl-terminal hydrolase 42-like isoform X2 yields MAGRLRLDRQTQATTFVHQIFGGYLRSRVKCLNCKAVSDSFDPYLDISLEIKTAQTLTKAFEQFVKPEQLDGDNAYKCFKCKKMVTASKRFTIHRSSNVLTVSLKRFANFNGGKITKDVRYTEYLNLRPFMSQSHGEPKIYTLYAVLVHSGFSCHAGHYYCYVKASNGQWYQMNDSSVSLSDIRTVLNQQAYLLFYISSPDLKNGSDYYQKNHTPGQSSPRPSIPLKMNGPQYTSTSFIGPQLPPHMMKNSSYVNGNGILLKNHSGSKPNRCFYGVTKAGSALSHPSSSASSSSSTSLSNKLVRPMGIPDSSKRPKLTFLIGQGKPVRSTQTQSSPNCSSSSASHSQPTSSSTSTNTSGFPQAKQLNGTPINHTAAAFLVPYGQESSEESDQEAGTLENGTTKPHLAPKMQSHISTSLPLPTSKTNGSNGFPELHVSENGSGSPKKSQNGHTKANGFNHTEKVTCAPHYSSQTTNLSNSLDVEFNLKPGFSESSSKPPSTDGQHSSPPSKKTNRDSLTKSATHVQSAPSSNGSLVAKTTNSDLHVLAASKVESTQSHATHAVVGMPDFQANHSLSFYAGDGHTSPHRLKERQWCNEGEGRDSKPSHTCKFVSGDGRRQDEYRNRSLEQPLFSSTLKDRDRDRYRHHRENYEKNRHHYGHSGHSHRLEGECRPGRECSTSRDHFHRDRDGERHWDRFTHHRREHHHSRRRSKEEHVWSREWDNRDWRFASGYDTHRPSGHNNRNGFSSHCHRGGESGRGREIHTVHEKSSRGKSSFPMLPERYKRKHSLSVGSKVSSDDCRAKKPKKKKKNKDKHRHSEKNPSEWNCDSISKKHKKKKKKKRRWDKERSERDFTQRHEEHDSTARNGTERGSHHHSSASLQRVNRDNLDDQKLNGHKAIGLRSYSECELDICHTGVEKDVNYKGCEHATRVNSTKALSNRDRDMDNANHRILSDAEAITNPQKRESDISLTPKTLKTTHTNM; encoded by the exons atggcaggacgaCTGag acTGGACAGGCAAACGCAAGCAACCACATTTGTACATCAGATATTTGGAGGTTATCTGAGATCCAGAG tcaaatgtttgaattgCAAAGCAGTCTCTGACTCATTTGACCCTtatctggacatttcactggagaTTAAG ACCGCTCAGACACTTACTAAGGCATTCGAGCAATTTGTTAAGCCTGAGCAACTTGATGGTGATAACGCTTACAAATGCTTCAA ATGTAAGAAAATGGTTACTGCCTCAAAGAGATTCACCATACATCGGAGTTCTAATGTTCTCACTGTCTCTCTAAAGCGGTTCGCCAACTTCAACGGAGGAAAAATTACAAAG GATGTGAGATATACCGAGTATTTAAATTTGCGCCCGTTCATGTCCCAGTCTCATGGGGAGCCGAAAATCTATACTCTGTATGCTGTGCTGGTTCATTCTGGCTTTAGTTGCCATGCTGGGCACTACTACTGCTATGTAAAG GCAAGCAATGGACAGTGGTATCAGATGAACGATTCATCTGTATCTCTCAGCGATATAAGAACAGTGCTTAATCAGCAAGCGTACTTGCTGTTCTACATCAG TTCACCTGACTTGAAAAATGGAAGTGACTATTACCAGAAGAACCATACTCCTGGCCAGTCATCTCCACGACCATCCATTCCACTCAAGATGAATGGGCCTCAGTACACCTCGACATCCTTCATTGGCCCACAACTACCACCTCATATGATGAAG AACTCGTCATACGTCAACGGGAATGGTATTCTTTTGAAGAACCATAGTGGCTCAAAGCCCAACAGATGCTTTTATGGTGTGACCAAAGCAGGCTCTGCCCTGTCCCATCCATCCtcttctgcatcctcatcctctTCCACATCTCTGTCCAACAAGCTTGTTCGACCCATGGGCATTCCTGACTCATCCAAGAGGCCGAAGTTGACATTTCTCATTGGTCAGGGCAAGCCTGTGAGGTCTACTCAGACCCAGTCAAGCCCTAATTGTTCTTCATCTTCAGCCTCTCACTCTCAACCCACCTCCTCCAGCACCTCAACAAATACCTCAGGTTTCCCACAGGCCAAGCAACTCAATGGAACTCCCATCAATCACACTGCAGCTGCTTTCCTGGTTCCTTATGGTCAGGAATCCTCTGAGGAATCTGACCAAGAGGCTGGAACCTTGGAAAATGGAACTACTAAACCTCATCTTGCTCCCAAAATGCAGTCCCACATTTCCACTTCACTGCCTCTGCCTACCTCTAAAACAAACGGATCAAATGGCTTTCCAGAGCTGCATGTGAGTGAAAATGGATCAGGATCTCCTAAAAAATCTCAGAATGGCCATACCAAAGCCAATGGTTTTAATCACACCGAGAAG GTTACATGTGCGCCACATTATTCATCTCAAACTACTAATCTGTCTAATAGTTTGGACGTGGAGTTCAACCTCAAGCCTGGATTCAGTGAATCAAG CTCCAAACCACCAAGTACAGATGGCCAACATTCTTCACCCCCAAGCAAAAAGACAAACCGGGACTCTTTAACAAAGTCTGCTACACATGTACAGTCTGCACCTTCGTCTAATGGCTCTTTGGTCGCTAAGACTACCAACAGTGACCTTCATGTCCTTGCAGCCTCAAAGGTTGAGTCGACTCAGAGCCATGCCACCCATGCAGTGGTTGGCATGCCAGACTTTCAGGCCAACCATAGTCTGAGCTTCTATGCAGGTGATGGTCACACAAGTCCACATAGGTTAAAGGAGAGACAGTGGTGCAATGAAGGGGAAGGCAGAGACTCAAAACCATCACACACATGCAAGTTTGTCTCTGGGGATGGAAGGAGACAAGATGAGTACCGGAATAGGTCTTTAGAACAACCACTCTTTTCTTCTACCCTgaaggacagggacagggaccGGTACAGGCACCATAgggaaaattatgaaaaaaacagGCACCACTATGGGCACAGTGGACACAGCCATCGACTGGAAGGAGAGTGTCGTCCCGGCAGGGAGTGCTCCACCAGTAGAGATCATTTTCACCGAGATCGTGATGGCGAGCGACACTGGGACCGATTCACACATCACCGTCGAGAGCACcaccactcccgaagaaggtccaaAGAGGAACATGTTTGGAGTAGAGAGTGGGATAATCGGGATTGGAGATTTGCAAGTGGATATGACACTCATCGTCCCTCTGGACACAATAACAGGAATGGCTTCTCCAGCCACTGCCATCGTGGGGGGGAAAGTGGCCGTGGAAGAGAAATCCATACTGTTCATGAGAAAAGCTCGAGAGGTAAATCCTCATTTCCAATGCTGCCTGAACGTTACAAGAGGAAACACAGCCTTTCAGTTGGCTCGAAAGTAAGCTCAGATGATTGCCGGGCCAAGAAAcccaagaagaaaaagaaaaacaaagataaacacag ACACTCAGAGAAGAACCCATCAGAGTGGAACTGTGATAGCATTTcgaaaaaacataaaaagaagaagaaaaagaagaggaGGTGGGACAAGGAGAGGTCTGAGAGAGACTTCACTCAGAGGCATGAAGAGCATGATTCTACAGCTAGGAATGGTACAGAGCGAGGAAGTCACCACCACAGCTCTGCGTCTCTTCAGCGTGTCAACCGAGATAACTTGGATGACCAGAAACTCAATGGACATAAAG CTATTGGCCTGAGAAGTTACAGTGAATGTGAACTTGACATCTGTCATACTGGGGTGGAGAAAGATGTGAACTACAAAGGCTGCGAACACGCTACCAGAGTCAACAGCACAAAAGCACTCTCAAATAGAGATAGAGACATGGACAATGCCAACCACAGGATCCTTTCAGATGCTGAA gcCATCACAAATCCTCAGAAAAGGGAAAGTGATATTTCCCTTACACCCAAG ACTCTGAAAACCACCCATACAAATATGtga